From the Methanobacterium sp. CWC-01 genome, the window GCAGATAATAACCACTATTGCCTACATCCCCTCCTTATTCACTGATATGATTATACTGCTCTTTTCCATATTTTACTTTGCAAAAGATGGAGATAGATTTGTACAATTCTTAAAAGATATGCTACCCAAAGAAGAAACCTTCCAAAAGCTGTATGTACAAGTCGACGATATTCTGAAGTCCATAATGATTGTAAATATTGTTTGTGCCGTTCTTCTGGGGCTATTGTCTGTATTACTTTACTACATCCTTGGATACCCTTATATTTTGCTTCTTGGTATTGTCACTGCTTTCTCTGAGTTTGTTCCAGTGGTAGGGCCCTGGGTAGTTTATGGGGCCCTAGGAATCGTGGATATAATCACTGGAAACTACATCCGAGGGATTGTAGTTATTGTATTTGGCTGGTTAATTGATACCGTGGTGGACATGTACATCCGTCCCCGACTGGCAGGAAAGTACACTGAAGTACATCCCCTGGTATTCTTAGTAGGATTCCTCTTCGGTGCCATTACTTTAGGCCTTCCAGGCCTATTTATCGGGCCATTAATCGTGGGAATAGCTTCTGTACTCTATCATTTGTATAGAGATGAAAAAATAAAAGGAAATATGGCATAGATATCTTATTGAAGAATCATCAGGTAATAGTGGTATCAAATAAGGATGAACCAATAATGAAAACTTTATTCTAAAACTCCGTGATTCAACTTAAAAATTGTATCTGAATATTTAATAACTTTTTTATTGTCGGTAAATACCATAATGGTGCATTCCTTTTTCAAATCCTTTAAAAGTTCCATAATGTTAATGGCGCCAGATTCGGATAATGAAGAGGTGGGTTCATCAACTAACAGAAGCTGGGGGCTGTTGATCATGGCCCGGGCTATGCTGGCTCTTTGCTGCTCTTCAACCGATATCTGGTTTGGATAAGAACCCACATTTTCAACACCCAGACATTTAAGTATTTTCAACGCCCTGATCTTGTTTTTTTGGATCATGGGCAGCATTAAATTTTCCAGAATAGTCAAATAAGGCAAAAGGCTCGGATAAGGGGGGACGAAGCCCACTTCACGGCGGATAAAATTTAACCGTTCGTCAGGTTCGGGGTTTGTCAAGTCCTTATGGGCAAAGATTACTGTCCCTGAACTTGGACTCTCTAAAAGTCCGGCGATACGTAGTAGAGTTGACTTACCCGAACCTTGAGGGCCCAAAACTAAGTATAAACTTTTAGAATTTAATTTCAGAGATATATGGTTAAGAACCAGAA encodes:
- a CDS encoding ATP-binding cassette domain-containing protein translates to MSKSYPTSGDDEILVLNHISLKLNSKSLYLVLGPQGSGKSTLLRIAGLLESPSSGTVIFAHKDLTNPEPDERLNFIRREVGFVPPYPSLLPYLTILENLMLPMIQKNKIRALKILKCLGVENVGSYPNQISVEEQQRASIARAMINSPQLLLVDEPTSSLSESGAINIMELLKDLKKECTIMVFTDNKKVIKYSDTIFKLNHGVLE
- a CDS encoding AI-2E family transporter, whose protein sequence is MFTLLSFGILIPILSLILLGAMIAYLVRPLALKIKPYVKFETLAIFLAMILLAAPIVILIYFTAVQILLLASDIAGALPSASNSTLTSGNATLEIARAQNLGSLDNMANELIAQIGKLIGQFVVWLAGQIITTIAYIPSLFTDMIILLFSIFYFAKDGDRFVQFLKDMLPKEETFQKLYVQVDDILKSIMIVNIVCAVLLGLLSVLLYYILGYPYILLLGIVTAFSEFVPVVGPWVVYGALGIVDIITGNYIRGIVVIVFGWLIDTVVDMYIRPRLAGKYTEVHPLVFLVGFLFGAITLGLPGLFIGPLIVGIASVLYHLYRDEKIKGNMA